The sequence AATGTTCCCTTGTTATTCTTTCAATTTATTTGCTTCTTAATAGTCTTAATATGTCCTTTTTGTTTAAACATTAAGCCCCACCCCAAAGTTAGTATCATCAAGTGTCGGCATTTTTAGGCATTGGGCATCTATTCTTTTATCCTAATGCACTTATGTACAATAATTATTGTGTAGTGGATGCTTACTTGAACATTTGATTAGGTATGGTCGTACTATTGTTAAAACAATGTTTTAAATTTGTCTTCGGAACTGGCAATAGTGGTAACATGAACTAAATTTATACCTAACTTATCTTTAATTTTCTAGTCCCTGATCTTGTAGAACAACTCAAACTGGGTGTCCCTAATTAACTTTTTGTACAAATGCATGATTTGGTTCTTTTGGCTTGATAAGTTCTCTAATTGTTAGTACCATTacattttctttcatttatttcttTAGTTGATAAAGACTATAAAGTGAGGCATAAACAATGGTTTTGTTTGTATGATTAATATCCATAACATATCAGTTAGATGCTAAGTAtaatttttggtgtttttttctTGTTGTCTCTTCCTTGGTGTTTACCATCCAATTTCTTGACTAATCAATATATCATCTGCTGTAGGCATGGTTTAAGTCTAATTTGAAGGAAGTGGTCATACCCATCACTTACTTACTGGTAAGTCATACTCATCCTATCTAATTTCTTTGGCTATGCACATTTATGTccctttatttcttctatttttcaGAATCATAACTTACTTTTGCTACAGATACACCATTATGAGGTATCTGCTCAGTTGGGGAGATGGGAATTTTaacattttgttgtttaatcaattgtCTATTAGTTAATCATGTTGTTTAATCTTAGAACCTACTAGCTAGCTCGAACATATGTATTGCTCTGAGCTCACGATTTCAAtcattttttgtaattttaaacCCAATGGATAATGAATGCTGAATTTTCAGTTTGAGTTTGAATTTGAGTTGAAGTTTCGGTTTCATTTGAATTTAATTTGATTTCcatttgacttgacttgactttgatacagtcagattatttcagatttagccattcagacatttcagcaaatctgaatctattattttttttgtatattttaaTTTAAATCTGAGACCCACGGCTAAGGGTCTGTACACCGTTGCCCCTAAAATCGGTCGTTGTTTTGAGACCCACGGCTAAGGGTCGTACAAAACAGTTATGCTTTATAGAGACCCCAATAGAGACGGTTAAAACTCGTCGTCTAACTATGACTTGTTCTGATGGTCGCggaacttctgttttccactagtgtatgTGTCATTAGTAAAGACAGATACATAAAAAATTTGATTTGTCTTCCAAAGCTTTTGTAAAGTTTCTCGAACCATATTAATGGAGTAGATTTTGGGAGAAATAATTTTCAAGACAAGACAGTTTTGGTGTCTCAGTTTTGTGCCTGGGAAATTGGTACTAATATTGGTTGTAGCATTTGAAGATTCACGGGAAAGCAGATTTGCAAATTGATTGAGAAGGTCAGAAGATGATGGATTGGAGGGTAAGTAGCGATCAAGGAAGTTACTGCTTGACATGATGTAGTTTTCTGAATACAGGGAGAAAAGAAACCTTGAAGGCTATTTAAAAGATTAACGAAGTAACCAATAagagaagaagttatgagcagttTTTGAAGATAAAACTGTCAAAAAACAGTTGACGAATAAGGATAACGAtaataattgaaatcataaatccttTAGATGATCATTCGAAGGAGATTCACATGCTGATTCATGAGAGAATCAGTAATGAATCTCGATGCTAAGAGTTGAAGAAATTAAAGACTAAATTGGTTAACTCCTGAAACTGTAAAAAGACTAGGAGAAAAGTAAAGATACAGAAGAAGACAAGATATAGGCAAGATTACATTAAAAGTTAAGTAATTATTCGATGATGAAAGAGGATTGTAATGATTGATTAGAGATTAACAATGATTAAATCATTGAACCTTGTACTAATCGAACACCGAAAAcaatgaagattttgaagaaTTCAAATTTTTATATCTAAAGGGTCCACTTACTATATTATAATACTAAATATTTTATAAATACCCCACCAcacaaatataaatatatattttattaattaggATCCCAATCAACGCgattatatatatgttttttaattaaatttgccATTTCATGGGAAAACTTATTTGGCatgccaaatttttcttttttttagcatgtgcataggaataggcttTAAGGGCGTCAGGGTGATTTGACCAACCGTAGAAAATAATAGAGTTAGTCAAATGAGCAGTTTTTGTCGTCGGTTTCTCACTTCCGACAGTCTAAATGATTTCACTAAAGTttactaataaaataataaaaaaaaaacagagaggtTTGGTCTCGCCTCTTCCATGTTACCATCTCATCTCCTCTGTTTCTATCTCTTTTTTGTTATCATCTCATCCATGTCTTATATGTTGTTCCATTAATGGCTTCTGTCCGTCACACTTTTTGCTGTCAAATCAAGGGTTTTATAAGTTGACAATTTGCTAACTTAATTTGAGGGTTTTTTTATTTGTTACTTGGATTTTGTGCAGTTAATGTTGGCAATCGATTGATTGAAATTTTTCTTCACCGAAAATTGCTAAGAAGCGAGCTGATCATGAGATTCCTATGGTGACTTCAAATCTCTCTTCCTGCGGAACAACCTTGAGAAGTTTCATGCTATggtgagaaaccctaactttttactcatttttatgtAGATCTATTAGTATATAACGATGCTGAGTTCACAGCTAGAAGAATCAGATCTCAAATTCTTTAATCCCTCTCTTTTGATTTCGTAGAAACTTGATTTCAAGGTCTAATTGTTGTTTTCTAGGTATCTTTTCTCACATCTAGGATTTTGATTTGACACAATTAGGGATTTTAAGTTTAATTTTAAATTATGTAATTGTGTGGAATGAGTAATGGCAGGGAAATCATGAAGAGGGGATATAGTCTACTAAGGAGAGGTTATATATGGTGGAGGTAGGGGATATGGGAAGGAGTTCTCCACTACCAAGAAGGAaatatggaggtggtggtggatgtGTCGCTTAATTGTTGATGTATGTAAGCAGGCAATGGTTCTGAGAttcttttgattttgagtttgagagattttctgCATACATTTTTTCTCATATCCTTGCCATCTTATACACATCATATTATGTGGTGTTAAATTGAATTATATATCATTCATTTTGTTTAATATTTCGGCCATTTATGCAGGCTGCTAATGTCTTTGTGTGCACTTCCACTACCCAAAATATGGTCGGCACTATACTACCAAAATATGGCCGGCACTATCTTTCATGCCCTAGGTGCAACAAGGTATTAGTGGTCGATAATTGTACCAGTTGTAGGGTTAAGTGCCCGTAGAAAATTTTATATCGTTCCAGTTTGTGTTGATATAAATCCAACTGTTAttcgtggtggtggtggatatggTGGAAGGAAAGAATCAAATAACGGGAGTTTATTGGTTCAAATTTTTTTACAATCAACTGCAGGTTCCCTCTTTTTTATGTACTTTTTATTTGTGGATTCTTGATGATTTTGTATTTACTAATGGTTTATTAATGTTTTAGGCCTGAAGATCTTTGTATTCAATTTGAACGATTTAGACAAGTCAGGATGTTTATTTTCTCAAAGTTTTTATTCAGGGTGAGCTTTTCTAGTGTGAATTTTGAAGTGTCAAATAGTATTTTGATTGTGCTCTAATTGTTCCGGTTTTTGCTTTTCATCAACTTCGCAATTGTTAATGTGTGAGATTGGTTTGTCTGTGATCCTATCACTGACTTTGTCTAGATATGGTCTCTCGGCGATTACCAGTTGTATGTAcagaaaactgaattcaagggtCCTCCTTCAATAGGACAGGTAATTAATTCTCCAATGTGTTTTTTGTTGCTGTAAAATGACAGCCTTGATTTTGTTTGATAAACTTAAATTTGTGCACTTTGGGATCGAATCGCTTGTGTAGTTTCATATGCTTATTTAAATTTTTATATTTCTCCAGGCCATTCAGAAAAATCTGCCAGAATCAGAAATGATGGAGTCTAGCTCTGTTACTGGACCCGGCTTTGTGAATATAACGTTACCAAACAAATGGATAGCTAAGGTATGTGTTCTGCTGTAATATATTCTGATTTATTCATTTTTAATGTTTTTTCCCTTCAAAAATAGAGAATTAACTGGTTTAACGATATATCTATCTTGTAGACTATACAAAATATGTTAGAGAAAGGTATTGGAATATGAGCTCCGAAGTTACGAGTCAGTAAAGTAGTGGTTGATTTTTCTTCTCCAAATGCATATTGGCCACCTGAGGTCAACAATTATTGGAGATACCATTGATCGTTTGCTGGAGTACTCAAATGTTGAAGTGCTTCGAAGGAACCATGTTGGAGATTGGGAACTCAGTTTGGTATGTTGATTGAGTACTTTTTCGTGATGTTCCAGCTGTGCCTAGTGCTCAAGGATCTGTggtacattttttatttttgtatttggtGTATTTAGGATGCATTAGTTCGGAGGGGAGTTGGGAACCCATTCCCGAGTCCTTTTTCTGTCTTACTTCATATTTTACTTGAAATCAGTCCAGAATCAGTAAAACATGAATCTTACTTGCATATATGCAAGTTTCAATGTAAAACTCTGTAAAATTTTGTTCTGAAAGTGTAATCCAAGTTTATGATCTGAAAAACCTAAAATTTCTGAGAATTCTGCGAAAGTAAAATCCGGCGCCGGTAATCAGTAACAGTTAACGTTGACCGGGAAAATTCGGCCGGCGGTGGAGTAAAATTGGCGACGGGGGAAAAATCTCAAAATTAGAAAATTTATTAGTGACGGTTGACCAAACCAccacaaaaacataaaaaccgTCACAAATGACATTTGTGACGCCACTAGTCTAGACGGCTGGCCCTCCGCCGCAAATTTTTATTGGTGACGGATTGTTTGCTAGTTGTGACGGTTTTTTATATTTGTGACGGTTTAAGAACCCTCACTAATAGGACCTGTTTTTGTAGTGAGCTTTTTTATTTAGACTAGATGCTCCTTTAAAGGAGTGATTTGCACAATACATCGAAATCGCGATCATATATCGTCGCCATGGATCTTCATAAACATACGTCAAACTGATGTGAATCGTCCTCGAATATATGTTTGGAACGATTATAACAATCGATAGAAACGTCTTGAAGGCCGATATGAAATTATTATGGAGATATAAATAAGTAACCTAATTTCCTAAAACAAACCATTAAATATGATAATCATCTAAACAATTATATTTATTATAAATTTAATACTTACATACTAATAGGAAGCACTTATATAAACACTACCTCGATCTATCCGGTAAATCCGAGTAAATCTAGGTtgaagatgaaggagaagaaagaagtttcagagaaattttttttttttttttgttggacggGTGCTAGGAGAGAGGGTTTCAGTCGTAACTTTTTTTCACTAATTCTACTTTCACATAATGTAaatgttggaaaaaaaaaaaaactccccggttcttttttttt comes from Papaver somniferum cultivar HN1 chromosome 7, ASM357369v1, whole genome shotgun sequence and encodes:
- the LOC113300555 gene encoding uncharacterized protein LOC113300555 isoform X1 gives rise to the protein MVTSNLSSCGTTLRSFMLWLLMSLCALPLPKIWSALYYQNMAGTIFHALGATRPEDLCIQFERFRQVRMFIFSKFLFRIWSLGDYQLYVQKTEFKGPPSIGQAIQKNLPESEMMESSSVTGPGFVNITLPNKWIAKTIQNMLEKGIGI
- the LOC113300555 gene encoding uncharacterized protein LOC113300555 isoform X2, coding for MLLMSLCALPLPKIWSALYYQNMAGTIFHALGATRPEDLCIQFERFRQVRMFIFSKFLFRIWSLGDYQLYVQKTEFKGPPSIGQAIQKNLPESEMMESSSVTGPGFVNITLPNKWIAKTIQNMLEKGIGI